One window of Alkaliphilus metalliredigens QYMF genomic DNA carries:
- a CDS encoding chemotaxis protein CheW: MAENQYVIFKLDTEEYGVDIMYVKEIGEYKESSKVPHAPKFVEGIINYRGSVTPIINLRKKFDLPAHEVTSDTRIVIINLEERQVGFLVDDASQVLTIDEKDIDPTPELLSSIEHKFISGIGKLEERMIILLDLKQVLNEEEKETVKSL; the protein is encoded by the coding sequence GTGGCAGAAAATCAATATGTTATTTTTAAATTAGACACAGAAGAATATGGTGTCGATATTATGTACGTTAAAGAAATTGGTGAATACAAAGAAAGTTCAAAGGTACCTCATGCTCCAAAATTTGTAGAGGGAATTATTAATTATCGTGGTAGTGTCACACCTATTATTAATTTAAGAAAGAAATTTGACTTACCTGCCCATGAGGTAACAAGTGACACAAGAATTGTCATCATTAATTTAGAAGAGAGACAGGTCGGCTTTTTAGTAGATGATGCATCTCAAGTATTAACCATTGATGAAAAGGATATTGATCCAACACCAGAGTTGCTCTCAAGTATTGAGCATAAATTTATCAGTGGTATTGGTAAATTAGAAGAACGAATGATTATTTTACTAGACTTAAAGCAAGTTTTAAATGAAGAAGAAAAAGAAACAGTCAAGTCACTATAG
- a CDS encoding DUF896 domain-containing protein: protein MVSAEKIARINVLAKISKERDLTVAEQEERALLRKEYINSFRKSFKQKLDCIEIVD, encoded by the coding sequence ATGGTATCAGCGGAAAAAATAGCTCGTATTAATGTGTTGGCTAAGATTTCTAAAGAGAGAGATTTGACAGTAGCTGAGCAAGAGGAACGAGCACTTTTAAGAAAAGAATATATTAATTCTTTTAGAAAATCCTTTAAGCAAAAGTTGGATTGTATTGAAATCGTTGATTAG
- the hutI gene encoding imidazolonepropionase produces the protein MMVDVLIKDISQMVTMKGSNGPRRGKDMREVHLIEDGWIAIKGDKIVAVGSGLMEENLKIGKNTMVIDGKGKTVTPGLVDPHTHLVHGGSRENELALKLNGVPYLDILAQGGGILSTVKATRKATVEELMQQGKRSLDQMLSFGVTTVEVKSGYGLNTETELKQLEVIRQLNKEHPCDLVPTFMGAHAIPMEYKEDPDVFVDIVIDEMLPAVVERGLAEFCDVFCEKGVFTVAQSRRVLEAAREAGLKLRIHVDEIEALGGAELAAEMGAITAEHLMVTSEEDMKKMAKAGVIAALLPGTSFNLMVGKYAQARKMIDYGVPITLSTDYNPGSCPTENIQFIMTLGCLAMKMTPEEVFTAVTINGAAAVDRQGDIGSLEVGKKADVVIFNAPNINYIPYHFGINHVDKVLKNGKLVVDKGRVI, from the coding sequence ATGATGGTAGATGTGTTGATTAAAGACATCTCTCAGATGGTTACAATGAAAGGAAGCAATGGACCACGAAGGGGTAAGGATATGCGAGAGGTTCACTTGATAGAGGACGGCTGGATTGCAATTAAAGGCGATAAAATTGTTGCGGTTGGAAGTGGTCTAATGGAGGAGAACTTGAAAATTGGGAAGAATACAATGGTCATAGATGGGAAAGGAAAAACCGTGACCCCTGGTTTGGTTGATCCCCATACGCATTTAGTACATGGTGGTTCTCGGGAAAATGAATTGGCATTAAAGTTAAATGGGGTCCCTTATTTGGATATTCTTGCCCAAGGGGGAGGGATTTTAAGCACAGTTAAAGCAACGAGAAAAGCCACAGTAGAGGAATTAATGCAACAGGGAAAAAGAAGCCTAGATCAGATGCTGTCCTTCGGGGTCACAACTGTAGAGGTGAAAAGCGGCTATGGACTGAACACTGAAACCGAATTAAAACAATTAGAAGTCATTAGGCAGCTCAATAAGGAGCATCCTTGTGATTTGGTACCTACATTCATGGGAGCACATGCCATCCCAATGGAATATAAGGAAGATCCAGATGTATTTGTGGATATTGTCATTGATGAAATGCTTCCGGCTGTTGTGGAAAGAGGCCTGGCAGAGTTCTGTGATGTTTTTTGTGAAAAGGGTGTATTTACTGTGGCACAATCAAGACGGGTGCTAGAGGCAGCAAGGGAGGCTGGATTAAAGTTGAGAATCCATGTCGACGAAATTGAAGCACTAGGTGGTGCAGAGTTGGCTGCTGAAATGGGTGCAATAACTGCAGAGCATTTAATGGTGACTAGTGAAGAGGACATGAAGAAAATGGCAAAGGCAGGGGTGATCGCTGCATTGCTTCCTGGAACCTCCTTTAACCTAATGGTAGGGAAATATGCACAGGCTAGAAAAATGATTGACTATGGCGTTCCCATTACGCTTTCAACAGACTATAACCCTGGAAGCTGTCCAACAGAGAACATTCAGTTTATAATGACTCTTGGGTGCCTGGCCATGAAAATGACACCAGAGGAAGTGTTCACTGCGGTAACAATTAATGGGGCTGCTGCGGTGGATCGTCAGGGTGACATTGGTAGTCTAGAGGTTGGGAAAAAAGCTGATGTTGTTATCTTTAATGCACCGAATATTAACTATATTCCATACCACTTTGGGATTAACCATGTGGATAAAGTGCTGAAAAATGGCAAACTGGTAGTAGATAAAGGCAGGGTCATATAG
- the hutH gene encoding histidine ammonia-lyase, whose product MKKVSINGNDLTLEEMIMVAREYCSITIEPEAMVRVANTRKVVERYVEEERVVYGITTGFGKFSDVAISKDQTEMLQRNLIISHACGVGEPLKEEVVRGVLLLRANALAKGYSGVRPNTLETLINMLNKGVHPIIPEKGSLGSSGDLAPLAHMVLVMMGEGEATYKGNKMSGKEAMEKAGIPPVVLSAKEGLALINGTQVMTAIGALLIYDCQKLIKLADIAGALTLEAQRGIIDAFDHKVHRVRPHQGQQQTAQNIVNLVAGSTLITRQGEVRVQDAYTLRCIPQIHGASRDAIMYAVDKVNIEINGATDNPLIFPEEDEVISGGNFHGQPMALTFDFLGIAIAELANVSERRIERLVNPQLSGLPAFLTAKGGLNSGFMITQYAAASLVSENKILAHPASVDSIPSSANQEDHVSMGTIAARKARSIYENTVNVLGVELMAASQAVEFYDGYELGIGTRRAYDTIRKSVAHLDEDRVMYVDMNRCAELVFNHKIVDEVEKVVSIL is encoded by the coding sequence GTGAAAAAAGTGAGTATAAATGGAAATGATTTGACCCTAGAAGAAATGATTATGGTTGCTAGAGAATATTGCTCCATTACAATTGAGCCTGAAGCCATGGTACGAGTAGCCAATACACGGAAAGTAGTGGAACGTTATGTGGAGGAGGAACGGGTTGTCTACGGGATTACAACTGGATTTGGTAAGTTTAGTGATGTGGCTATTTCAAAGGATCAAACTGAAATGCTACAACGAAACTTAATCATTAGTCACGCCTGCGGTGTGGGAGAGCCTTTGAAAGAAGAGGTGGTTAGAGGCGTACTGTTACTAAGAGCCAACGCCTTAGCCAAGGGATACTCAGGTGTTCGTCCAAATACATTGGAGACATTAATAAACATGTTAAATAAAGGCGTGCATCCTATTATACCAGAAAAAGGGTCATTAGGATCTAGCGGAGATTTAGCGCCCCTTGCCCATATGGTTTTAGTGATGATGGGAGAAGGAGAAGCAACATATAAAGGAAATAAAATGTCGGGTAAGGAAGCAATGGAGAAAGCGGGAATTCCTCCGGTTGTATTAAGTGCAAAGGAAGGGTTGGCATTGATCAATGGAACCCAAGTCATGACGGCTATTGGTGCACTGTTAATCTATGATTGTCAAAAACTAATCAAGTTAGCTGACATTGCAGGAGCATTGACATTGGAAGCCCAAAGGGGAATTATTGATGCATTTGATCATAAGGTACATCGGGTTAGACCCCATCAAGGGCAGCAACAAACTGCTCAAAACATCGTGAATCTTGTGGCAGGAAGTACTTTGATAACACGTCAAGGAGAAGTGCGGGTACAGGATGCTTATACCTTAAGATGTATTCCTCAGATTCATGGTGCCAGTCGAGATGCCATTATGTATGCTGTGGACAAAGTTAATATTGAAATTAACGGAGCCACTGACAATCCATTGATTTTTCCAGAGGAAGATGAGGTGATCTCTGGAGGCAATTTCCATGGACAGCCTATGGCCTTAACCTTTGACTTTTTAGGAATTGCTATTGCTGAGCTAGCCAATGTATCTGAAAGACGTATCGAACGACTCGTGAACCCACAGCTAAGTGGACTCCCGGCCTTTTTAACGGCTAAAGGAGGGCTAAATTCAGGATTTATGATTACACAATATGCGGCTGCTTCCTTAGTTTCTGAGAATAAAATATTGGCACATCCTGCAAGTGTTGATTCAATTCCATCATCTGCTAATCAGGAAGATCATGTTTCTATGGGAACAATTGCAGCACGGAAAGCACGTTCAATCTATGAAAATACTGTTAATGTCTTAGGTGTAGAGCTCATGGCTGCCAGTCAAGCTGTTGAATTCTACGACGGATATGAATTAGGAATAGGAACACGTAGGGCATATGACACCATCAGAAAAAGCGTAGCACATTTAGACGAGGATCGTGTGATGTATGTAGATATGAATCGTTGTGCGGAACTGGTTTTTAACCATAAAATTGTTGATGAAGTGGAAAAAGTGGTATCAATACTGTAG
- a CDS encoding YkuS family protein: protein MKRKVAIENSLGDVKTYLQEQGFQVEELRENANLDSYDAVIVTGQDSNMLGMENAVTKAPVITARGQSAEQIYDRIKRSFE from the coding sequence GTGAAAAGAAAAGTGGCTATAGAAAATTCATTAGGCGATGTGAAAACATATTTGCAGGAACAAGGATTTCAAGTGGAGGAGCTCCGTGAAAATGCGAACTTAGATAGCTATGATGCTGTGATCGTAACAGGACAAGATAGTAATATGCTAGGCATGGAGAACGCTGTAACCAAGGCTCCTGTCATTACTGCTAGGGGACAATCAGCAGAACAAATCTATGATCGAATAAAAAGAAGCTTCGAATAA
- a CDS encoding MarR family winged helix-turn-helix transcriptional regulator yields the protein MMNKKEHDERIIEIEKELRYLCTVIKQKGREILTDFQITPPQFQALQYLISEDSLTIGELSNKMFLACSTITDLVDRMEKNDLVKRARDEKDRRVVRIVVLDNGHEIINQVLHARRNYLEEVLLDVSSEQRDSVLQGISLIYQKSLDNMEEK from the coding sequence ATGATGAATAAAAAAGAACATGATGAGCGAATCATAGAAATAGAAAAAGAACTAAGATACTTATGTACTGTTATTAAGCAAAAGGGGCGTGAAATTCTAACGGATTTTCAAATTACGCCTCCTCAATTTCAAGCGTTACAATATTTAATCAGTGAGGATAGTCTGACAATTGGAGAACTAAGCAATAAAATGTTCTTAGCCTGCAGTACAATTACTGATTTAGTAGACCGGATGGAAAAAAATGACCTAGTTAAACGGGCACGTGATGAAAAGGATAGAAGAGTTGTGCGTATTGTAGTTCTAGATAATGGACATGAAATCATTAACCAAGTGCTTCATGCCAGAAGAAATTATTTAGAAGAAGTGTTGCTAGATGTTTCCTCAGAACAACGAGATTCTGTTTTACAAGGAATTTCTTTGATCTATCAAAAATCTCTAGATAATATGGAAGAAAAGTAA
- a CDS encoding M23 family metallopeptidase, producing the protein MLFGEFKHFARPKKKKITLIVIPDATKEVKQYALSLWVPPLIFSSFIILLICTVLFSSVIRQNNLEAASFKNEIHSLEEINFVQASEMALLQEQSFQIQERLSGLDDLQNKVLDMVGLETDHVTSEPEVSFMVSRSDLRTSFTSYTSDELEHLEQLIESQKESMHSLIDNVEEQLQYIDAVPNLMPATGRISSSFGYRNSPFGSRREFHQGIDIANQSNTSILASGSGIVTYSGYNGGYGNMIIINHGYGYTSVYAHNRENLVSQGDSVEKEELIAKMGSTGRSTGPHLHFEIRYNGTPVNPLSIIK; encoded by the coding sequence ATGTTGTTTGGAGAATTTAAACATTTCGCGCGCCCAAAAAAGAAAAAAATCACATTAATAGTCATCCCGGATGCAACAAAAGAGGTCAAGCAATACGCCTTATCCCTTTGGGTCCCACCATTGATTTTCTCAAGTTTCATCATTCTGTTAATCTGTACTGTTTTATTTTCCAGTGTCATTAGACAAAACAATCTGGAAGCTGCCAGTTTTAAAAACGAAATCCATTCTTTAGAGGAGATCAATTTTGTCCAAGCTTCAGAAATGGCCCTCTTACAAGAACAATCCTTTCAAATCCAAGAAAGGCTTTCCGGTCTAGATGATCTTCAAAATAAGGTTTTAGATATGGTTGGACTTGAAACAGATCATGTCACCAGTGAGCCTGAAGTTTCTTTTATGGTTTCCAGATCCGACCTACGAACTTCCTTTACAAGCTACACCTCCGATGAACTGGAGCATTTAGAACAATTGATTGAAAGTCAAAAGGAGAGTATGCACAGCTTAATCGACAACGTAGAAGAGCAGTTACAGTATATCGACGCAGTTCCTAATCTCATGCCTGCTACAGGTAGAATTTCCTCTTCCTTTGGATATCGAAACAGTCCCTTTGGAAGTCGAAGGGAATTTCATCAAGGAATCGACATTGCTAACCAATCAAATACAAGTATCCTTGCCTCCGGTAGTGGTATCGTTACTTATTCAGGATACAATGGTGGCTATGGTAATATGATTATTATCAACCACGGATATGGTTATACATCAGTCTACGCACATAATAGAGAAAATCTGGTGTCCCAGGGAGATTCAGTAGAAAAAGAGGAATTAATTGCTAAAATGGGAAGCACTGGACGTAGTACTGGCCCCCATCTCCACTTTGAGATCCGCTACAATGGGACGCCCGTAAACCCACTTTCCATAATTAAATAA
- a CDS encoding bactofilin family protein → MFSKKQEVQYEKFDTLIGKNTSFVGTFHAEGTVRIDGKIDGEINVKGDIFLGETSLITGNVNGSNVLLAGKVEGNVHTSEQLRITATGILCGDIEVKSFIVDENAQFHGNCKMIETQSKSQEKQKA, encoded by the coding sequence ATGTTTAGTAAAAAGCAGGAAGTTCAATATGAAAAATTTGATACACTCATCGGCAAAAATACTTCATTTGTGGGAACCTTTCATGCAGAAGGCACCGTTCGTATCGATGGTAAGATCGATGGTGAAATCAATGTCAAAGGCGATATTTTCCTTGGTGAAACCAGTCTGATCACAGGTAATGTTAATGGTAGTAACGTTTTATTAGCTGGAAAGGTAGAAGGGAATGTTCATACCTCAGAGCAGTTAAGAATCACTGCTACTGGTATACTTTGTGGCGATATCGAAGTTAAATCATTTATTGTGGATGAAAATGCACAATTTCATGGAAATTGTAAAATGATTGAAACCCAAAGTAAAAGTCAGGAAAAACAGAAAGCCTAG
- a CDS encoding diacylglycerol/lipid kinase family protein codes for MKKIKIIYNPKAGRQMVQKNIPRLVEVLVKQYHEEVDSVATQGPGHAEELAYQSCQEGWDLIVAVGGDGTVNEVVNGMMSCEKQCPLAIYPAGTVNDFGSHLQISKKPEDFARMIVAGHRLNVDVGKAGERYFINVIAGGLLPNVAHNVSTEAKTVFGKLAYYMEGIKEFPKQLFETLDIQFQIGEEIYEKEVLFFFMTNSPNVGGFKHVAHNARLNDGKFDLLIVERGQVLDVTKLFFNAITGRPKEQPILKYIQVEKIRIHSKEPLHIDIDGEEGELLPMTFKVNKEALTILVPEGVHY; via the coding sequence ATGAAAAAAATTAAGATCATTTACAATCCTAAAGCAGGAAGACAAATGGTTCAAAAAAATATACCTAGGTTGGTGGAGGTTTTAGTAAAACAATATCATGAGGAAGTTGATTCTGTTGCCACACAAGGACCAGGTCATGCCGAGGAGCTAGCCTACCAAAGCTGTCAAGAAGGATGGGACCTTATTGTTGCGGTTGGTGGTGATGGGACTGTCAATGAAGTGGTCAATGGTATGATGAGCTGTGAAAAGCAATGTCCCTTAGCCATTTATCCCGCTGGGACGGTTAATGACTTTGGCAGTCACCTACAAATCTCTAAAAAACCAGAAGACTTTGCACGTATGATTGTAGCGGGACATCGTCTCAATGTTGACGTAGGAAAAGCAGGAGAGCGCTATTTTATTAATGTGATTGCAGGAGGATTATTACCCAATGTGGCCCATAATGTTTCTACTGAAGCCAAGACAGTATTTGGGAAGCTTGCTTATTATATGGAGGGAATCAAGGAATTTCCAAAACAATTGTTTGAGACTTTAGACATTCAGTTTCAGATTGGAGAGGAAATATATGAAAAGGAAGTATTATTCTTTTTCATGACAAATAGCCCTAATGTGGGAGGGTTTAAACATGTGGCCCACAATGCTAGACTTAATGATGGAAAGTTTGACCTTTTAATTGTAGAAAGAGGTCAAGTTTTAGATGTGACAAAGCTTTTTTTTAACGCCATAACTGGGAGACCAAAAGAGCAACCTATCTTAAAATACATTCAAGTTGAAAAGATAAGGATACACAGCAAGGAGCCCTTACACATTGACATTGATGGGGAAGAGGGAGAGCTACTGCCCATGACATTCAAAGTAAACAAAGAAGCGTTGACAATCCTTGTACCTGAAGGCGTACATTATTAA
- the pdxR gene encoding MocR-like pyridoxine biosynthesis transcription factor PdxR, whose translation MEFYGEIKLDKEDSQHLYIQLYKALKTLILKDNIKGDQRLPPIRKLAKALSINVVTVVNAYDILEKEGFVYKKIGSGTYVSPQILGSKEKMIGVPEEEGFSLIDQGYIQVGENMINFASATPMPELFPVADFKAVLNEVLDRDKGYAFGYQESQGYYPLREILKKYIQSYGIDTEIDNIQVISGAQQGIDLIAKGILNYGDTVIVESPSYTGAIAAFRSRGAKIVDIALEEDGILLEELEKKIIIHRPKLIYIMPNFQNPTGISYSGEKKQKILEICRKYQVVVVEDDYLSELNFYSMNNQTLKAIDVHQQVIYIKSFSKIFMPGLRLGFLVIPSRFYDQLIVAKHSSDISTPGLLQRAFALYLEKGIWQGHLSYMEEQYKERFDCMVQSLKREMPKEVQCLLPKGGVNFWLTLPQGISPKKLYEEALKENIVFAPGHLFFLGKEDFGQLRLSIAAVSKDEIEVGIEKLGKIISKLLIKESKKKESFEHYKPIL comes from the coding sequence ATGGAGTTCTATGGAGAAATAAAATTAGATAAGGAAGATTCTCAACACCTTTACATTCAGCTATATAAGGCATTGAAAACACTTATTTTAAAGGATAATATAAAGGGAGATCAACGACTTCCGCCTATTCGTAAGCTAGCTAAAGCATTAAGTATCAATGTGGTTACGGTAGTTAATGCCTATGACATTCTTGAAAAAGAAGGATTTGTATATAAAAAAATAGGAAGTGGCACCTATGTTTCCCCGCAAATCTTAGGGTCAAAGGAAAAAATGATAGGGGTCCCAGAGGAAGAGGGGTTTTCATTAATTGATCAAGGGTATATACAGGTAGGGGAAAATATGATCAATTTTGCAAGTGCCACACCTATGCCAGAACTCTTTCCTGTTGCAGACTTCAAGGCAGTTTTGAATGAAGTACTAGATCGTGATAAAGGGTATGCATTCGGATATCAAGAAAGCCAAGGATATTACCCCTTGCGTGAAATATTAAAAAAATACATACAATCCTATGGAATTGATACGGAAATTGATAATATACAAGTAATTTCTGGAGCCCAGCAAGGAATTGATCTGATTGCTAAAGGGATATTGAACTACGGTGATACGGTTATTGTAGAAAGTCCTTCCTATACTGGTGCCATTGCAGCATTTCGCTCTAGGGGAGCTAAAATTGTTGATATCGCCTTGGAGGAAGATGGGATTCTATTAGAAGAGCTAGAAAAGAAAATAATTATCCATAGACCCAAATTAATTTATATCATGCCCAACTTTCAAAACCCAACGGGTATCTCCTATAGTGGAGAGAAGAAACAGAAAATACTTGAGATTTGCAGGAAGTATCAAGTGGTGGTAGTAGAGGATGATTACTTAAGTGAGCTGAACTTTTATTCTATGAATAATCAAACATTAAAAGCCATAGATGTACATCAGCAGGTGATTTATATTAAAAGTTTTTCTAAAATATTTATGCCTGGATTGCGATTAGGCTTTCTTGTGATCCCATCACGGTTCTATGATCAACTGATTGTAGCCAAGCATTCATCGGATATCTCAACACCAGGGCTGTTGCAGAGAGCTTTCGCCCTCTATCTTGAGAAGGGCATATGGCAAGGGCATTTATCCTACATGGAAGAGCAATACAAGGAACGCTTTGATTGTATGGTTCAAAGTCTAAAGAGAGAGATGCCCAAGGAAGTACAGTGTTTACTCCCTAAAGGGGGGGTCAACTTCTGGTTGACACTACCCCAAGGCATTTCTCCTAAGAAATTATATGAAGAAGCATTAAAGGAAAATATTGTATTTGCACCTGGGCATCTGTTTTTTCTAGGAAAAGAAGATTTTGGACAATTAAGATTAAGCATTGCTGCGGTATCTAAGGATGAGATTGAGGTGGGTATTGAAAAATTGGGTAAAATAATCTCAAAGCTATTAATAAAGGAAAGTAAAAAGAAAGAATCCTTTGAACACTATAAACCGATTTTATAA
- a CDS encoding aldehyde ferredoxin oxidoreductase N-terminal domain-containing protein gives MREEGIRLLYIDLSSRTSQLLIRKDLMDYIGGVSLGTQLLKEYCKLRGEPLASEQPIIVTKGPMNTIFPVVTKACTMFKSPLTGELGESYGGLRLAMAMGGAGIDAIVMVGSSQTPIYIHIDGEKVHFKEASALWGLKIDETTRLLHEQKGMWGIRSIMVIGPGGERGVKYASVTVDSFRHFGRLGLGCVMGSKGLKAIVVEGKKGHPIEHKEKYRAVYQEIYHKVTETDLMEKYHGIGTSININVLNDMKALPFNNLQRNQSVHANEISGERFAKERLIKKIACSGCPIGCIHIALLRKQFGEPHEYGSSTISYDHELIYALGTMLGILDLDGVLTLIQSVEEAGLDAITTGVLLAWMTEAYDKKRLSAEETIVVPHFGEVRIYEKMISYLVTQPNIFYESAKEGTDFLSKLYGGREYAMVLGKNEVAGYHTGYGNIVGQAVGARHSHLDNAGYAVDQEMDDSQIKQMVEKLIEEEIDRNLLNSLVICLFARKIYDYPTIVQALESIGYQYNEEQLKEMAIKTFLEKNELKKQMGFSLDQIEIPERFFETEAAGKKLKREKAEEMLMIYQHEVEKLHNSYYN, from the coding sequence ATGAGAGAAGAGGGAATCCGTCTTTTGTACATTGACTTAAGTAGTAGAACCAGTCAATTATTGATTAGGAAGGATCTAATGGATTATATAGGGGGTGTTTCTTTGGGAACCCAGCTTCTCAAGGAATATTGCAAACTACGGGGAGAACCATTGGCATCTGAGCAGCCAATTATCGTGACAAAAGGACCCATGAATACCATATTTCCAGTTGTCACCAAGGCCTGTACCATGTTCAAGTCTCCCTTGACAGGAGAACTAGGGGAGAGCTATGGCGGGTTAAGATTAGCTATGGCCATGGGGGGAGCAGGGATAGATGCCATTGTCATGGTAGGAAGCTCCCAAACACCCATTTATATTCATATAGATGGGGAAAAGGTACACTTTAAAGAAGCATCAGCCCTTTGGGGTTTGAAAATAGATGAAACAACCCGACTGCTACATGAGCAGAAGGGAATGTGGGGGATTCGATCCATCATGGTAATCGGTCCAGGGGGGGAGCGGGGTGTGAAATATGCCTCTGTTACCGTAGATAGCTTTAGGCATTTTGGAAGATTGGGACTGGGATGCGTTATGGGAAGTAAGGGTCTAAAAGCCATTGTTGTAGAAGGAAAAAAAGGACATCCCATTGAACATAAAGAAAAATATCGAGCTGTGTACCAAGAAATCTATCACAAGGTAACGGAAACGGATTTAATGGAAAAATATCATGGAATAGGAACTTCGATTAATATTAATGTGTTGAATGATATGAAAGCACTACCCTTTAACAATCTTCAAAGGAATCAGTCGGTTCACGCCAATGAAATTAGTGGAGAGCGCTTTGCAAAGGAGCGGTTAATCAAAAAAATTGCCTGTAGTGGGTGCCCCATTGGATGCATCCATATTGCACTTTTGCGGAAACAATTTGGAGAACCTCATGAATATGGAAGTAGTACAATTTCCTATGATCATGAATTAATCTATGCACTGGGGACTATGTTGGGAATACTGGATCTAGATGGTGTGTTAACATTGATTCAGTCAGTTGAGGAAGCTGGTCTCGATGCCATTACAACGGGAGTGCTTCTTGCTTGGATGACTGAAGCCTATGATAAAAAACGATTAAGTGCTGAAGAGACCATTGTGGTCCCACATTTTGGAGAAGTAAGGATCTATGAAAAAATGATTAGCTACTTAGTCACGCAACCCAATATTTTTTATGAATCAGCAAAAGAAGGAACTGATTTTTTGTCTAAATTATACGGTGGAAGAGAATATGCCATGGTTTTAGGAAAAAATGAAGTGGCAGGATATCATACGGGGTATGGCAATATCGTTGGTCAGGCTGTGGGTGCTAGACATTCCCATCTGGATAATGCAGGATATGCAGTTGATCAAGAAATGGATGATTCCCAGATAAAGCAAATGGTTGAAAAGCTAATAGAAGAAGAAATTGATAGAAATCTACTCAACAGTCTTGTTATCTGTTTGTTTGCCAGAAAGATATATGATTATCCAACGATTGTCCAAGCATTAGAGAGTATTGGTTATCAATATAATGAAGAACAGCTTAAAGAGATGGCCATTAAAACATTCTTAGAGAAAAATGAATTAAAGAAGCAAATGGGATTTTCATTAGATCAGATTGAAATTCCAGAACGTTTTTTTGAGACGGAAGCTGCGGGGAAAAAATTGAAGCGTGAAAAGGCAGAAGAGATGCTGATGATTTATCAACATGAGGTAGAGAAACTGCATAATTCTTATTATAATTAG
- a CDS encoding 4Fe-4S dicluster domain-containing protein: MEQTRKQENTKRLQINAIEQCIGCYSCMLACSTSVYEDFFIGKSALTVKTSGGYQGRVVVNICHGCMIPSCAQACTEGALEFREGGGVHFNEEKCTGCRKCQLNCVAQAIKFDYETKKPIICRQCGICARRCPHQVISMEARI; encoded by the coding sequence ATGGAACAGACACGAAAGCAAGAAAATACAAAAAGATTACAGATTAACGCAATTGAGCAATGCATTGGCTGTTACTCATGTATGTTAGCCTGTTCGACTTCGGTTTATGAAGATTTTTTTATAGGGAAAAGTGCCTTGACGGTTAAAACAAGTGGAGGCTATCAGGGACGAGTTGTGGTGAACATTTGTCATGGCTGTATGATTCCCTCCTGTGCACAGGCCTGTACTGAAGGGGCCTTGGAGTTCAGAGAAGGTGGAGGCGTACATTTTAATGAAGAAAAGTGTACAGGCTGCAGAAAATGTCAATTGAATTGTGTTGCCCAAGCAATAAAATTTGATTATGAGACAAAAAAACCAATCATCTGTCGGCAATGTGGCATATGTGCTAGAAGATGTCCACATCAAGTCATTTCCATGGAGGCAAGGATATGA